A window of Onychostoma macrolepis isolate SWU-2019 chromosome 01, ASM1243209v1, whole genome shotgun sequence contains these coding sequences:
- the osbp gene encoding oxysterol-binding protein 1 isoform X32, whose product MLSRWGTTQLGPPSDTVKPRAVVMSEPKAPTPAPGDTYKGWLFKWTNYIKGYQRRWFVLSNGLLSYYRTQAEMGHTCRGTINLATANIAVEDSCNFVISNGGTQTYHLKASSEVERQRWITALELAKAKAFRMQAESDDSGDDSSPPAAGQGAGSRNSEVQSTLRTLGSKVEDLSTCNDLIAKHGSALQRSLSELEGVRLGGETSEKIRQVTERATLFRITSNAMINACRDFLSLAQAHSKRWQKALQAEREQRVRLEETLEQLAKQHNHLERAFRGATVLPASQSNPAIDSKGPVPGKGDVSDEDEENEFFDACEDVQEFITVPADPKYHRRSGSNVSGISSELGMDDGTTSLDEQSLASNPESPQSQEVVPVRKRRTRIPDKPNYSLNLWSIMKNCIGKELSKIPMPVNFNEPLSMLQRLSEDLEYYELLDRGAKCQSSLEQMCYVAAFTVSSYSTTVHRTGKPFNPLLGETFELDRVQESGYRSICEQVSHHPPAAAHHAISERGWTLRQEIALASKFRGKYLSIMPLGSIHCIFEKSNNHYTWKKVTTTVHNIIVGKLWIDQSGEIDVVNHRTGDRCHLKFAPYSYFSRDVARKVTGVVTDKDGKAHYVLSGTWDEKMECSRVMQSTRGGENGADGRQKTVYQTLKAKELWKKTPLPEGAENMYYFSTLALTLNETEEGIAPTDSRRRPDQRLMEQGRWEEANAEKQRLEEKQRTARREREREANRSANPAEEGGHQDNYKPMWFERQVDPMTGEPTHIYSGGYWEAKEQGSWDSCPDIF is encoded by the exons GACCCAGGCGGAGATGGGTCACACATGTCGGGGTACTATAAACCTGGCCACAGCCAATATCGCGGTGGAGGACTCATGCAATTTTGTCATCTCTAATGGTGGCACGCAGACGTATCACTTGAAGGCCAGCTCAGAGGTGGAGCGGCAGCGGTGGATCACAGCACTGGAGCTGGCCAAAGCCAAAGCTTTCCGCATGCAGGCTGAGTCAG atgACTCCGGGGACGACTCCTCTCCTCCTGCGGCAGGTCAGGGTGCAGGCTCACGCAACTCAGAGGTGCAGTCCACCCTCCGGACGCTGGGCAGCAAGGTGGAGGATCTGAGCACCTGCAACGATCTCATCGCCAAACACGGCTCTGCACTTCAGCG GTCCTTGTCTGAGCTGGAGGGAGTTCGGCTGGGAGGAGAGACGAGTGAAAAGATTCGGCAGGTGACGGAGCGAGCCACTCTCTTCCGCATCACCTCCAATGCCATGATCAAT GCCTGCCGGGACTTCCTGTCGTTGGCTCAGGCTCACAGTAAGCGCTGGCAGAAAGCCCTGCAGGCCGAGAGAGAGCAGAGAGTGCGACTGGAGGAGACACTGGAGCAGCTCGCCAAACAACACAACCATCTGGAGAGAGCCTTCAGAGGAGCGACCGTACTGCCTGCATCTCAGAGCAACCCTGCCATAGACAGCAAAG GCCCAGTTCCAGGAAAGGGCGACGTCAGTGACGAGGATGAGGAGAATGAATTCTTTGACGCATGCGAGGACGTTCAAGAGTTTATCACTGTACCAGCAGACCCCAAATATCACAG GAGATCCGGCAGCAATGTCAGCGGAATCAGTAGCGAGCTTGGAATGGACGACGGGACGACGTCG CTAGATGAGCAGTCTCTGGCATCCAATCCCGAATCTCCGCAGTCCCAGGAAGTAGTGCCTGTGAGAAAGAGGCGGACCCGAATCCCAGATAAACCAAATTACTCTCTCAATCTATGGAGCATCATGAAGAATTGTATCGGAAAAGAGCTCTCCAAAATCCCTATGCCT GTGAACTTCAACGAGCCCCTATCTATGCTGCAGCGTCTCTCCGAGGACCTCGAGTACTACGAGCTGCTGGACCGGGGCGCTAAGTGCCAGAGCTCTCTGGAGCAGATGTGCTACGTGGCAGCTTTCACCGTTTCCTCTTACTCCACTACAGTTCACCGCACGGGCAAACCCTTCAACCCTCTGCTGGGAGAGACATTTGAGCTGGACCGCGTGCAGGAGAGCGGCTACAGGTCCATCTGTGAGCAG GTAAGCCATCACCCTCCGGCTGCGGCCCATCACGCGATCTCCGAGCGAGGCTGGACCCTGAGACAGGAGATCGCCCTGGCCAGCAAGTTCAGGGGAAAATATCTTTCCATCATGCCCCTTG GTTCTATTCATTGTATCTTTGAGAAGAGTAACAATCACTACACCTGGAAGAAAGTCACAACCACAGTGCACAATATCATTGTCGGGAAGCTCTGGATAGATCAG TCAGGAGAAATCGACGTTGTGAACCACAGAACAGGCGACCGCTGTCATCTCAAATTTGCCCCGTACAGCTACTTCTCCCGAGATGTGGCCAGAAAG GTCACGGGGGTTGTGACTGATAAAGACGGGAAAGCGCACTATGTTCTGTCTGGGACGTGGGACGAGAAGATGGAATGCTCTCGTGTGATGCAGAGCACCAGAGGGGGAGAGAACGGCGCCGATGGGCGACAGAAAACCGTCTATCAGACGCTCAAAGCCAAAGAGCTGTGGAAGAAGACTCCGCTGCC GGAAGGCGCTGAAAACATGTACTACTTCTCGACCCTGGCGTTGACATTGAACGAGACGGAGGAGGGCATTGCTCCCACGGATAGCAGGAGGCGGCCGGATCAGCGTCTGATGGAGCAGGGCCGCTGGGAGGAGGCCAACGCTGAGAAACAAAGACTGGAGGAGAAGCAGCGCACCGCCCGCCGAGAGAGGGAGCGAGAGGCCAACCGCTCCGCCAACCCTGCAGAAGAGG GTGGTCACCAGGACAACTACAAGCCCATGTGGTTCGAGCGGCAGGTCGACCCAATGACAGGAGAGCCCACGCACATCTACAGTGGAGGATACTGGGAAGCCAAGGAGCAGGGCAGCTGGGACTCCTGCCCGGATATCTTCTGA
- the osbp gene encoding oxysterol-binding protein 1 isoform X30 yields MLSRWGTTQLGPPSDTVKPRAVVMSEPKAPTPAPGDTYKGWLFKWTNYIKGYQRRWFVLSNGLLSYYRTQAEMGHTCRGTINLATANIAVEDSCNFVISNGGTQTYHLKASSEVERQRWITALELAKAKAFRMQAESDDSGDDSSPPAAGQGAGSRNSEVQSTLRTLGSKVEDLSTCNDLIAKHGSALQRSLSELEGVRLGGETSEKIRQVTERATLFRITSNAMINACRDFLSLAQAHSKRWQKALQAEREQRVRLEETLEQLAKQHNHLERAFRGATVLPASQSNPAIDSKGPVPGKGDVSDEDEENEFFDACEDVQEFITVPADPKYHRRSGSNVSGISSELGMDDGTTSLDEQSLASNPESPQSQEVVPVRKRRTRIPDKPNYSLNLWSIMKNCIGKELSKIPMPVNFNEPLSMLQRLSEDLEYYELLDRGAKCQSSLEQMCYVAAFTVSSYSTTVHRTGKPFNPLLGETFELDRVQESGYRSICEQVSHHPPAAAHHAISERGWTLRQEIALASKFRGKYLSIMPLGSIHCIFEKSNNHYTWKKVTTTVHNIIVGKLWIDQSGEIDVVNHRTGDRCHLKFAPYSYFSRDVARKVTGVVTDKDGKAHYVLSGTWDEKMECSRVMQSTRGGENGADGRQKTVYQTLKAKELWKKTPLPEGAENMYYFSTLALTLNETEEGIAPTDSRRRPDQRLMEQGRWEEANAEKQRLEEKQRTARREREREANRSANPAEEALIEDSISDSPLKSGHQDNYKPMWFERQVDPMTGEPTHIYSGGYWEAKEQGSWDSCPDIF; encoded by the exons GACCCAGGCGGAGATGGGTCACACATGTCGGGGTACTATAAACCTGGCCACAGCCAATATCGCGGTGGAGGACTCATGCAATTTTGTCATCTCTAATGGTGGCACGCAGACGTATCACTTGAAGGCCAGCTCAGAGGTGGAGCGGCAGCGGTGGATCACAGCACTGGAGCTGGCCAAAGCCAAAGCTTTCCGCATGCAGGCTGAGTCAG atgACTCCGGGGACGACTCCTCTCCTCCTGCGGCAGGTCAGGGTGCAGGCTCACGCAACTCAGAGGTGCAGTCCACCCTCCGGACGCTGGGCAGCAAGGTGGAGGATCTGAGCACCTGCAACGATCTCATCGCCAAACACGGCTCTGCACTTCAGCG GTCCTTGTCTGAGCTGGAGGGAGTTCGGCTGGGAGGAGAGACGAGTGAAAAGATTCGGCAGGTGACGGAGCGAGCCACTCTCTTCCGCATCACCTCCAATGCCATGATCAAT GCCTGCCGGGACTTCCTGTCGTTGGCTCAGGCTCACAGTAAGCGCTGGCAGAAAGCCCTGCAGGCCGAGAGAGAGCAGAGAGTGCGACTGGAGGAGACACTGGAGCAGCTCGCCAAACAACACAACCATCTGGAGAGAGCCTTCAGAGGAGCGACCGTACTGCCTGCATCTCAGAGCAACCCTGCCATAGACAGCAAAG GCCCAGTTCCAGGAAAGGGCGACGTCAGTGACGAGGATGAGGAGAATGAATTCTTTGACGCATGCGAGGACGTTCAAGAGTTTATCACTGTACCAGCAGACCCCAAATATCACAG GAGATCCGGCAGCAATGTCAGCGGAATCAGTAGCGAGCTTGGAATGGACGACGGGACGACGTCG CTAGATGAGCAGTCTCTGGCATCCAATCCCGAATCTCCGCAGTCCCAGGAAGTAGTGCCTGTGAGAAAGAGGCGGACCCGAATCCCAGATAAACCAAATTACTCTCTCAATCTATGGAGCATCATGAAGAATTGTATCGGAAAAGAGCTCTCCAAAATCCCTATGCCT GTGAACTTCAACGAGCCCCTATCTATGCTGCAGCGTCTCTCCGAGGACCTCGAGTACTACGAGCTGCTGGACCGGGGCGCTAAGTGCCAGAGCTCTCTGGAGCAGATGTGCTACGTGGCAGCTTTCACCGTTTCCTCTTACTCCACTACAGTTCACCGCACGGGCAAACCCTTCAACCCTCTGCTGGGAGAGACATTTGAGCTGGACCGCGTGCAGGAGAGCGGCTACAGGTCCATCTGTGAGCAG GTAAGCCATCACCCTCCGGCTGCGGCCCATCACGCGATCTCCGAGCGAGGCTGGACCCTGAGACAGGAGATCGCCCTGGCCAGCAAGTTCAGGGGAAAATATCTTTCCATCATGCCCCTTG GTTCTATTCATTGTATCTTTGAGAAGAGTAACAATCACTACACCTGGAAGAAAGTCACAACCACAGTGCACAATATCATTGTCGGGAAGCTCTGGATAGATCAG TCAGGAGAAATCGACGTTGTGAACCACAGAACAGGCGACCGCTGTCATCTCAAATTTGCCCCGTACAGCTACTTCTCCCGAGATGTGGCCAGAAAG GTCACGGGGGTTGTGACTGATAAAGACGGGAAAGCGCACTATGTTCTGTCTGGGACGTGGGACGAGAAGATGGAATGCTCTCGTGTGATGCAGAGCACCAGAGGGGGAGAGAACGGCGCCGATGGGCGACAGAAAACCGTCTATCAGACGCTCAAAGCCAAAGAGCTGTGGAAGAAGACTCCGCTGCC GGAAGGCGCTGAAAACATGTACTACTTCTCGACCCTGGCGTTGACATTGAACGAGACGGAGGAGGGCATTGCTCCCACGGATAGCAGGAGGCGGCCGGATCAGCGTCTGATGGAGCAGGGCCGCTGGGAGGAGGCCAACGCTGAGAAACAAAGACTGGAGGAGAAGCAGCGCACCGCCCGCCGAGAGAGGGAGCGAGAGGCCAACCGCTCCGCCAACCCTGCAGAAGAGG CTCTCATTGAGGACTCCATATCTGACTCGCCTCTAAAAA GTGGTCACCAGGACAACTACAAGCCCATGTGGTTCGAGCGGCAGGTCGACCCAATGACAGGAGAGCCCACGCACATCTACAGTGGAGGATACTGGGAAGCCAAGGAGCAGGGCAGCTGGGACTCCTGCCCGGATATCTTCTGA
- the osbp gene encoding oxysterol-binding protein 1 isoform X28, whose protein sequence is MLSRWGTTQLGPPSDTVKPRAVVMSEPKAPTPAPGDTYKGWLFKWTNYIKGYQRRWFVLSNGLLSYYRTQAEMGHTCRGTINLATANIAVEDSCNFVISNGGTQTYHLKASSEVERQRWITALELAKAKAFRMQAESDDSGDDSSPPAAGQGAGSRNSEVQSTLRTLGSKVEDLSTCNDLIAKHGSALQRSLSELEGVRLGGETSEKIRQVTERATLFRITSNAMINACRDFLSLAQAHSKRWQKALQAEREQRVRLEETLEQLAKQHNHLERAFRGATVLPASQSNPAIDSKGPVPGKGDVSDEDEENEFFDACEDVQEFITVPADPKYHRSGSNVSGISSELGMDDGTTSLDEQSLASNPESPQSQEVVPVRKRRTRIPDKPNYSLNLWSIMKNCIGKELSKIPMPVNFNEPLSMLQRLSEDLEYYELLDRGAKCQSSLEQMCYVAAFTVSSYSTTVHRTGKPFNPLLGETFELDRVQESGYRSICEQVSHHPPAAAHHAISERGWTLRQEIALASKFRGKYLSIMPLGSIHCIFEKSNNHYTWKKVTTTVHNIIVGKLWIDQSGEIDVVNHRTGDRCHLKFAPYSYFSRDVARKVTGVVTDKDGKAHYVLSGTWDEKMECSRVMQSTRGGENGADGRQKTVYQTLKAKELWKKTPLPEGAENMYYFSTLALTLNETEEGIAPTDSRRRPDQRLMEQGRWEEANAEKQRLEEKQRTARREREREANRSANPAEEGKEPADGAEEVEIASEPSETTYKTDTDETSSDLSLSSGHQDNYKPMWFERQVDPMTGEPTHIYSGGYWEAKEQGSWDSCPDIF, encoded by the exons GACCCAGGCGGAGATGGGTCACACATGTCGGGGTACTATAAACCTGGCCACAGCCAATATCGCGGTGGAGGACTCATGCAATTTTGTCATCTCTAATGGTGGCACGCAGACGTATCACTTGAAGGCCAGCTCAGAGGTGGAGCGGCAGCGGTGGATCACAGCACTGGAGCTGGCCAAAGCCAAAGCTTTCCGCATGCAGGCTGAGTCAG atgACTCCGGGGACGACTCCTCTCCTCCTGCGGCAGGTCAGGGTGCAGGCTCACGCAACTCAGAGGTGCAGTCCACCCTCCGGACGCTGGGCAGCAAGGTGGAGGATCTGAGCACCTGCAACGATCTCATCGCCAAACACGGCTCTGCACTTCAGCG GTCCTTGTCTGAGCTGGAGGGAGTTCGGCTGGGAGGAGAGACGAGTGAAAAGATTCGGCAGGTGACGGAGCGAGCCACTCTCTTCCGCATCACCTCCAATGCCATGATCAAT GCCTGCCGGGACTTCCTGTCGTTGGCTCAGGCTCACAGTAAGCGCTGGCAGAAAGCCCTGCAGGCCGAGAGAGAGCAGAGAGTGCGACTGGAGGAGACACTGGAGCAGCTCGCCAAACAACACAACCATCTGGAGAGAGCCTTCAGAGGAGCGACCGTACTGCCTGCATCTCAGAGCAACCCTGCCATAGACAGCAAAG GCCCAGTTCCAGGAAAGGGCGACGTCAGTGACGAGGATGAGGAGAATGAATTCTTTGACGCATGCGAGGACGTTCAAGAGTTTATCACTGTACCAGCAGACCCCAAATATCACAG ATCCGGCAGCAATGTCAGCGGAATCAGTAGCGAGCTTGGAATGGACGACGGGACGACGTCG CTAGATGAGCAGTCTCTGGCATCCAATCCCGAATCTCCGCAGTCCCAGGAAGTAGTGCCTGTGAGAAAGAGGCGGACCCGAATCCCAGATAAACCAAATTACTCTCTCAATCTATGGAGCATCATGAAGAATTGTATCGGAAAAGAGCTCTCCAAAATCCCTATGCCT GTGAACTTCAACGAGCCCCTATCTATGCTGCAGCGTCTCTCCGAGGACCTCGAGTACTACGAGCTGCTGGACCGGGGCGCTAAGTGCCAGAGCTCTCTGGAGCAGATGTGCTACGTGGCAGCTTTCACCGTTTCCTCTTACTCCACTACAGTTCACCGCACGGGCAAACCCTTCAACCCTCTGCTGGGAGAGACATTTGAGCTGGACCGCGTGCAGGAGAGCGGCTACAGGTCCATCTGTGAGCAG GTAAGCCATCACCCTCCGGCTGCGGCCCATCACGCGATCTCCGAGCGAGGCTGGACCCTGAGACAGGAGATCGCCCTGGCCAGCAAGTTCAGGGGAAAATATCTTTCCATCATGCCCCTTG GTTCTATTCATTGTATCTTTGAGAAGAGTAACAATCACTACACCTGGAAGAAAGTCACAACCACAGTGCACAATATCATTGTCGGGAAGCTCTGGATAGATCAG TCAGGAGAAATCGACGTTGTGAACCACAGAACAGGCGACCGCTGTCATCTCAAATTTGCCCCGTACAGCTACTTCTCCCGAGATGTGGCCAGAAAG GTCACGGGGGTTGTGACTGATAAAGACGGGAAAGCGCACTATGTTCTGTCTGGGACGTGGGACGAGAAGATGGAATGCTCTCGTGTGATGCAGAGCACCAGAGGGGGAGAGAACGGCGCCGATGGGCGACAGAAAACCGTCTATCAGACGCTCAAAGCCAAAGAGCTGTGGAAGAAGACTCCGCTGCC GGAAGGCGCTGAAAACATGTACTACTTCTCGACCCTGGCGTTGACATTGAACGAGACGGAGGAGGGCATTGCTCCCACGGATAGCAGGAGGCGGCCGGATCAGCGTCTGATGGAGCAGGGCCGCTGGGAGGAGGCCAACGCTGAGAAACAAAGACTGGAGGAGAAGCAGCGCACCGCCCGCCGAGAGAGGGAGCGAGAGGCCAACCGCTCCGCCAACCCTGCAGAAGAGGGTAAGGAGCCAGCGGACGGGG CTGAAGAAGTCGAGATTGCCAGTGAGCCCTCTGAGACCACTTACAAAA CTGACACAGATGAAACGTCTTCTGATCTTTCACTATCAA GTGGTCACCAGGACAACTACAAGCCCATGTGGTTCGAGCGGCAGGTCGACCCAATGACAGGAGAGCCCACGCACATCTACAGTGGAGGATACTGGGAAGCCAAGGAGCAGGGCAGCTGGGACTCCTGCCCGGATATCTTCTGA
- the osbp gene encoding oxysterol-binding protein 1 isoform X4, producing MLSRWGTTQLGPPSDTVKPRAVVMSEPKAPTPAPGDTYKGWLFKWTNYIKGYQRRWFVLSNGLLSYYRTQAEMGHTCRGTINLATANIAVEDSCNFVISNGGTQTYHLKASSEVERQRWITALELAKAKAFRMQAESGQLERKPHLRIAQKCTLWGFCLTVFGPLFFFSADDSGDDSSPPAAGQGAGSRNSEVQSTLRTLGSKVEDLSTCNDLIAKHGSALQRSLSELEGVRLGGETSEKIRQVTERATLFRITSNAMINACRDFLSLAQAHSKRWQKALQAEREQRVRLEETLEQLAKQHNHLERAFRGATVLPASQSNPAIDSKGPVPGKGDVSDEDEENEFFDACEDVQEFITVPADPKYHRRSGSNVSGISSELGMDDGTTSLDEQSLASNPESPQSQEVVPVRKRRTRIPDKPNYSLNLWSIMKNCIGKELSKIPMPVNFNEPLSMLQRLSEDLEYYELLDRGAKCQSSLEQMCYVAAFTVSSYSTTVHRTGKPFNPLLGETFELDRVQESGYRSICEQVSHHPPAAAHHAISERGWTLRQEIALASKFRGKYLSIMPLGSIHCIFEKSNNHYTWKKVTTTVHNIIVGKLWIDQSGEIDVVNHRTGDRCHLKFAPYSYFSRDVARKVTGVVTDKDGKAHYVLSGTWDEKMECSRVMQSTRGGENGADGRQKTVYQTLKAKELWKKTPLPEGAENMYYFSTLALTLNETEEGIAPTDSRRRPDQRLMEQGRWEEANAEKQRLEEKQRTARREREREANRSANPAEEGKEPADGALIEDSISDSPLKTEEVEIASEPSETTYKTETLHGSHPPAYSSGHQDNYKPMWFERQVDPMTGEPTHIYSGGYWEAKEQGSWDSCPDIF from the exons GACCCAGGCGGAGATGGGTCACACATGTCGGGGTACTATAAACCTGGCCACAGCCAATATCGCGGTGGAGGACTCATGCAATTTTGTCATCTCTAATGGTGGCACGCAGACGTATCACTTGAAGGCCAGCTCAGAGGTGGAGCGGCAGCGGTGGATCACAGCACTGGAGCTGGCCAAAGCCAAAGCTTTCCGCATGCAGGCTGAGTCAGGTCAGTTGGAAAGGAAACCACATTTGAGAATAGCACAAAAATGCACACTTTGGGGTTTCTGTCTCACAGTTTTTggtcctcttttttttttttctgcagatgACTCCGGGGACGACTCCTCTCCTCCTGCGGCAGGTCAGGGTGCAGGCTCACGCAACTCAGAGGTGCAGTCCACCCTCCGGACGCTGGGCAGCAAGGTGGAGGATCTGAGCACCTGCAACGATCTCATCGCCAAACACGGCTCTGCACTTCAGCG GTCCTTGTCTGAGCTGGAGGGAGTTCGGCTGGGAGGAGAGACGAGTGAAAAGATTCGGCAGGTGACGGAGCGAGCCACTCTCTTCCGCATCACCTCCAATGCCATGATCAAT GCCTGCCGGGACTTCCTGTCGTTGGCTCAGGCTCACAGTAAGCGCTGGCAGAAAGCCCTGCAGGCCGAGAGAGAGCAGAGAGTGCGACTGGAGGAGACACTGGAGCAGCTCGCCAAACAACACAACCATCTGGAGAGAGCCTTCAGAGGAGCGACCGTACTGCCTGCATCTCAGAGCAACCCTGCCATAGACAGCAAAG GCCCAGTTCCAGGAAAGGGCGACGTCAGTGACGAGGATGAGGAGAATGAATTCTTTGACGCATGCGAGGACGTTCAAGAGTTTATCACTGTACCAGCAGACCCCAAATATCACAG GAGATCCGGCAGCAATGTCAGCGGAATCAGTAGCGAGCTTGGAATGGACGACGGGACGACGTCG CTAGATGAGCAGTCTCTGGCATCCAATCCCGAATCTCCGCAGTCCCAGGAAGTAGTGCCTGTGAGAAAGAGGCGGACCCGAATCCCAGATAAACCAAATTACTCTCTCAATCTATGGAGCATCATGAAGAATTGTATCGGAAAAGAGCTCTCCAAAATCCCTATGCCT GTGAACTTCAACGAGCCCCTATCTATGCTGCAGCGTCTCTCCGAGGACCTCGAGTACTACGAGCTGCTGGACCGGGGCGCTAAGTGCCAGAGCTCTCTGGAGCAGATGTGCTACGTGGCAGCTTTCACCGTTTCCTCTTACTCCACTACAGTTCACCGCACGGGCAAACCCTTCAACCCTCTGCTGGGAGAGACATTTGAGCTGGACCGCGTGCAGGAGAGCGGCTACAGGTCCATCTGTGAGCAG GTAAGCCATCACCCTCCGGCTGCGGCCCATCACGCGATCTCCGAGCGAGGCTGGACCCTGAGACAGGAGATCGCCCTGGCCAGCAAGTTCAGGGGAAAATATCTTTCCATCATGCCCCTTG GTTCTATTCATTGTATCTTTGAGAAGAGTAACAATCACTACACCTGGAAGAAAGTCACAACCACAGTGCACAATATCATTGTCGGGAAGCTCTGGATAGATCAG TCAGGAGAAATCGACGTTGTGAACCACAGAACAGGCGACCGCTGTCATCTCAAATTTGCCCCGTACAGCTACTTCTCCCGAGATGTGGCCAGAAAG GTCACGGGGGTTGTGACTGATAAAGACGGGAAAGCGCACTATGTTCTGTCTGGGACGTGGGACGAGAAGATGGAATGCTCTCGTGTGATGCAGAGCACCAGAGGGGGAGAGAACGGCGCCGATGGGCGACAGAAAACCGTCTATCAGACGCTCAAAGCCAAAGAGCTGTGGAAGAAGACTCCGCTGCC GGAAGGCGCTGAAAACATGTACTACTTCTCGACCCTGGCGTTGACATTGAACGAGACGGAGGAGGGCATTGCTCCCACGGATAGCAGGAGGCGGCCGGATCAGCGTCTGATGGAGCAGGGCCGCTGGGAGGAGGCCAACGCTGAGAAACAAAGACTGGAGGAGAAGCAGCGCACCGCCCGCCGAGAGAGGGAGCGAGAGGCCAACCGCTCCGCCAACCCTGCAGAAGAGGGTAAGGAGCCAGCGGACGGGG CTCTCATTGAGGACTCCATATCTGACTCGCCTCTAAAAA CTGAAGAAGTCGAGATTGCCAGTGAGCCCTCTGAGACCACTTACAAAA CTGAAACACTGCATGGCTCACACCCACCGGCATACTCAA GTGGTCACCAGGACAACTACAAGCCCATGTGGTTCGAGCGGCAGGTCGACCCAATGACAGGAGAGCCCACGCACATCTACAGTGGAGGATACTGGGAAGCCAAGGAGCAGGGCAGCTGGGACTCCTGCCCGGATATCTTCTGA